From Coffea arabica cultivar ET-39 chromosome 10e, Coffea Arabica ET-39 HiFi, whole genome shotgun sequence, one genomic window encodes:
- the LOC113712666 gene encoding uncharacterized protein isoform X1, protein MADHQPIEGSSTSNVSGGSPESTVELNIKTLDSQIYSFHADKDMPVSALKEKIASQIGVPVEQQRLIFRGKVLKDDHLLSEYYVENGHTLHLVERQATQQQPSSSSDNGNTRTNTGRVGQEPGGPGGSRNRMGQISHSVVLGTFNVGEQGENVGSDLSRVIGAVLNSIGIGGQPGTQPSVQVPQRSATGGVRNDAGHQNQGGNQSQPGQSFNSQPMPHAVQIPLGAAVALPSLNMPIPDSLNTIYEFVNRLEQAMSQQGYQPSQSPNITGDPRTTQLPATTPGVPTPEALSNVLRHAQHLLGGHAVAALSHVAGRLEQEAGSNDPTIRGQIQTESAQVGLAMQHIGALLLEIGRTMLTLRMGQSPAESSVNAGPAVYVSPSGPNPIMVQPFPLQTSSLFGSSASAPSNPGAFGPVGIGNISRHVNIHIHTGTPLGPFVSGVGARMNNGEGTLGERANGTASGESAQSRVQGVTNVNTTAVPLRPAVVAVSGTLEPSVGVSLPPDLFPLSTVVPEVNSQIRNFVGNIRGGHQASSVESSTVQERAVGAAAAGDEGRSNEQNNISSGHGFGETSQLFPGVSNTTNQETQPSGHQPSNSKDSGVAVNPKYEPSSSSLGGSNEPSSTPVVVTVEGASSSSQAMDTTGGSSTTPLGLGLGSLQPKRRSRQSRSQSNSGSSSLVTSNQTEQPRIAGQQVLQSLASLAARSNGNTQASGQLSQPAGVVVDSLPPAEENADGQFDIGNAMSQVLQSPALNGLLAGVSQQTGIGSPNALRNIMEQLTQNPAMRNTVNQIAQQIDNHDLGNMFSSLGGGQGGGFDLSRMMQQMMPIVSQALGGDSTGPQPTLAMGPDLMGSRSRRDVVSTVENSQPDQVDIQQVARGIEQQSPPGEIFRSMVENALQLCEGDNVQGNVVNELCSDEGLANEFMEMLRQDISRRLDDRSSP, encoded by the exons ATGGCGGATCATCAACCCATTGAAGGGTCAAGCACGAGTAATGTTTCCGGTGGAAGTCCTGAATCAACTGTGGAGCTGAACATCAAGACTCTTGACTCCCAGATTTACAGCTTTCACGCAGACAAGGAT ATGCCAGTTTCAGCATTGAAGGAGAAAATAGCTAGTCAAATTGGTGTTCCTGTTGAGCAGCAACGACTTATTTTTAGGGGCAAGGTCTTGAAGGATGATCATCTTCTTTCTGAATATT ATGTTGAAAATGGACATACGCTACATTTAGTTGAGAGACAGGCTACTCAGCAGCAACCTTCGTCTAGTTCAGATAATGGCAATACCAGAACAAACACTGGAAGAGTTG GGCAAGAACCTGGTGGTCCTGGTGGCTCACGCAATCGTATGGGACAAATTTCACATAGTGTTGTTTTGGGGACATTCAATGTTGGTGAACAAGGTGAAAATGTCGGGTCAGATCTGAGTCGG GTCATTGGGGCTGTCTTAAACTCCATTGGAATTGGGGGTCAGCCTGGTACACAACCTAGCGTGCAG GTCCCCCAGAGGAGTGCAACAGGAGGAGTAAGAAATGATGCTGGCCACCAAAATCAGGGGGGAAACCAGTCACAGCCTGGGCAATCATTTAATAGTCAACCTATGCCTCATGCTGTGCAAATTCCCCTTGGTGCTGCTGTTGCTCTTCCTTCACTCAATATG CCGATTCCTGATTCTCTGAACACAATTTATGAGTTTGTAAATCGCCTGGAGCAGGCGATGTCACAGCAGG GATATCAGCCTAGCCAATCACCTAATATCACCGGTGATCCACGCACAACTCAACTGCCTGCAACCACTCCTGGTGTTCCAACACCAGAGGCGTTGAGCAATGTCTTGCGGCATGCCCAGCATCTTCTTGGTGGTCATGCTGTAGCGGCATTATCT CATGTTGCAGGGCGCTTGGAGCAGGAAGCAGGTTCTAATGATCCAACAATAAGGGGACAAATTCAGACTGAGTCAGCACAAGTAGGCCTTGCAATGCAGCACATAGGTGCTCTTCTTCTAGAGATTGGGAGAACAATGCTGACTCTGCGAATGGGACAATCTCCG GCTGAATCTTCTGTCAATGCTGGACCCGCAGTTTACGTATCTCCTTCAGGTCCTAACCCTATCATGGTTCAG CCGTTTCCTCTTCAGACCAGCTCCCTGTTTGGTAGTTCTGCTTCAGCTCCATCAAATCCTGGGGCTTTCGGACCTGTTGGAATTGGGAACATTTCAAGACATGTAAATATTCATATACACACTG GGACACCGCTAGGTCCTTTTGTTTCTGGGGTTGGAGCCAGGATGAACAATGGGGAAGGAACTCTGGGCGAACGTGCCAATGGCACTGCTTCTGGTGAATCTGCTCAATCGCGAGTTCAAGGTGTCACAAATGTCAACACAACAGCTGTTCCATTACGACCTGCAGTTGTTGCTGTCTCTGGTACCCTAGAACCCAGTGTTGGTGTTTCACTGCCTCCAGATCTTTTTCCACTGTCGACAGTAGTACCGGAAGTGAATtcacaaatcagaaattttgttGGCAATATTCGGGGTGGACACCAGGCCTCATCAG TAGAGAGTTCAACTGTTCAAGAGAGAGCTGTCGGTGCTGCTGCTGCTGGAGATGAAGGTAGGAGCAATGAACAGAATAATATCTCGTCTGGCCATGGATTTGGGGAGACTAGCCAACTATTCCCTGGTGTTTCTAACACGACAAATCAGGAG ACACAGCCTTCTGGCCACCAGCCTAGCAATAGTAAGGATAGTGGTGTTGCTGTGAACCCAAAATATGAACCTTCCAGCAGTTCACTTGGGGGCTCTAATGAACCATCAAGCACCCCGGTGGTAGTAACTGTAGAAGGGGCTTCAAGTTCCAGTCAAGCCATGGATACAACTGGTGGTTCATCCACTACTCCTCTTGGGTTGGGCCTTGGAAGTTTGCAACCTAAG AGGCGAAGTAGGCAATCAAGGTCTCAAAGCAACAGTGGTAGTAGCTCTTTGGTCACTTCTAATCAGACTGAACAACCTAGAATTGCGGGGCAACAGGTTTTGCAATCTCTTGCATCACTTGCAGCTAGAAGCAATGGAAATACTCAGGCTTCAGGGCAGTTGTCACAGCCTGCTGGGGTAGTCGTGGATAGTCTACCTCCTGCAGAGGAAAATGCTGATGGCCAGTTTGACATCGGCAATGCTATGTCTCAGGTTCTCCAAAGCCCTGCCTTGAATGGTTTGTTGGCAGGGGTTTCCCAGCAAACTGGTATAGGTTCGCCAAATGCTCTGAGGAACATTATGGAGCAACTAACTCAGAACCCAGCCATGCGGAATACAGTCAATCAAATTGCTCAACAGATTGACAACCATGACCTTGGAAACATGTTCTCCAGCTTGGGTGGAGGTCAAGGTGGTGGCTTTGATTTATCAAGAATGATGCAACAAATGATGCCAATCGTTTCTCAAGCTCTTGGTGGTGATTCTACTGGGCCCCAACCAACACTTGCTATGGGGCCTGATCTCATGGGCAGTAGATCAAGGAGGGATGTTGTGTCAACTGTTGAAAACTCTCAG CCGGATCAGGTTGACATCCAACAAGTGGCTCGAGGGATTGAACAACAAAGTCCTCCAGGAGAAATTTTTCGCTCAATGGTTGAAAATGCTTTACAGTTGTGCGAAGGTGACAATGTCCAGGGGAATGTTGTAAATGAATTATGCAGCGATGAGGGGCTTGCTAAT GAATTCATGGAGATGCTGCGGCAGGATATTTCGCGACGACTTGATGATAGAAGTAGCCCCTAG
- the LOC113712666 gene encoding uncharacterized protein isoform X4 → MADHQPIEGSSTSNVSGGSPESTVELNIKTLDSQIYSFHADKDMPVSALKEKIASQIGVPVEQQRLIFRGKVLKDDHLLSEYYVENGHTLHLVERQATQQQPSSSSDNGNTRTNTGRVGQEPGGPGGSRNRMGQISHSVVLGTFNVGEQGENVGSDLSRVIGAVLNSIGIGGQPGTQPSVQVPQRSATGGVRNDAGHQNQGGNQSQPGQSFNSQPMPHAVQIPLGAAVALPSLNMPIPDSLNTIYEFVNRLEQAMSQQGYQPSQSPNITGDPRTTQLPATTPGVPTPEALSNVLRHAQHLLGGHAVAALSHVAGRLEQEAGSNDPTIRGQIQTESAQVGLAMQHIGALLLEIGRTMLTLRMGQSPAESSVNAGPAVYVSPSGPNPIMVQPFPLQTSSLFGSSASAPSNPGAFGPVGIGNISRHVNIHIHTGTPLGPFVSGVGARMNNGEGTLGERANGTASGESAQSRVQGVTNVNTTAVPLRPAVVAVSGTLEPSVGVSLPPDLFPLSTVVPEVNSQIRNFVGNIRGGHQASSESSTVQERAVGAAAAGDEGRSNEQNNISSGHGFGETSQLFPGVSNTTNQETQPSGHQPSNSKDSGVAVNPKYEPSSSSLGGSNEPSSTPVVVTVEGASSSSQAMDTTGGSSTTPLGLGLGSLQPKRRSRQSRSQSNSGSSSLVTSNQTEQPRIAGQQVLQSLASLAARSNGNTQASGQLSQPAGVVVDSLPPAEENADGQFDIGNAMSQVLQSPALNGLLAGVSQQTGIGSPNALRNIMEQLTQNPAMRNTVNQIAQQIDNHDLGNMFSSLGGGQGGGFDLSRMMQQMMPIVSQALGGDSTGPQPTLAMGPDLMGSRSRRDVVSTVENSQVDIQQVARGIEQQSPPGEIFRSMVENALQLCEGDNVQGNVVNELCSDEGLANEFMEMLRQDISRRLDDRSSP, encoded by the exons ATGGCGGATCATCAACCCATTGAAGGGTCAAGCACGAGTAATGTTTCCGGTGGAAGTCCTGAATCAACTGTGGAGCTGAACATCAAGACTCTTGACTCCCAGATTTACAGCTTTCACGCAGACAAGGAT ATGCCAGTTTCAGCATTGAAGGAGAAAATAGCTAGTCAAATTGGTGTTCCTGTTGAGCAGCAACGACTTATTTTTAGGGGCAAGGTCTTGAAGGATGATCATCTTCTTTCTGAATATT ATGTTGAAAATGGACATACGCTACATTTAGTTGAGAGACAGGCTACTCAGCAGCAACCTTCGTCTAGTTCAGATAATGGCAATACCAGAACAAACACTGGAAGAGTTG GGCAAGAACCTGGTGGTCCTGGTGGCTCACGCAATCGTATGGGACAAATTTCACATAGTGTTGTTTTGGGGACATTCAATGTTGGTGAACAAGGTGAAAATGTCGGGTCAGATCTGAGTCGG GTCATTGGGGCTGTCTTAAACTCCATTGGAATTGGGGGTCAGCCTGGTACACAACCTAGCGTGCAG GTCCCCCAGAGGAGTGCAACAGGAGGAGTAAGAAATGATGCTGGCCACCAAAATCAGGGGGGAAACCAGTCACAGCCTGGGCAATCATTTAATAGTCAACCTATGCCTCATGCTGTGCAAATTCCCCTTGGTGCTGCTGTTGCTCTTCCTTCACTCAATATG CCGATTCCTGATTCTCTGAACACAATTTATGAGTTTGTAAATCGCCTGGAGCAGGCGATGTCACAGCAGG GATATCAGCCTAGCCAATCACCTAATATCACCGGTGATCCACGCACAACTCAACTGCCTGCAACCACTCCTGGTGTTCCAACACCAGAGGCGTTGAGCAATGTCTTGCGGCATGCCCAGCATCTTCTTGGTGGTCATGCTGTAGCGGCATTATCT CATGTTGCAGGGCGCTTGGAGCAGGAAGCAGGTTCTAATGATCCAACAATAAGGGGACAAATTCAGACTGAGTCAGCACAAGTAGGCCTTGCAATGCAGCACATAGGTGCTCTTCTTCTAGAGATTGGGAGAACAATGCTGACTCTGCGAATGGGACAATCTCCG GCTGAATCTTCTGTCAATGCTGGACCCGCAGTTTACGTATCTCCTTCAGGTCCTAACCCTATCATGGTTCAG CCGTTTCCTCTTCAGACCAGCTCCCTGTTTGGTAGTTCTGCTTCAGCTCCATCAAATCCTGGGGCTTTCGGACCTGTTGGAATTGGGAACATTTCAAGACATGTAAATATTCATATACACACTG GGACACCGCTAGGTCCTTTTGTTTCTGGGGTTGGAGCCAGGATGAACAATGGGGAAGGAACTCTGGGCGAACGTGCCAATGGCACTGCTTCTGGTGAATCTGCTCAATCGCGAGTTCAAGGTGTCACAAATGTCAACACAACAGCTGTTCCATTACGACCTGCAGTTGTTGCTGTCTCTGGTACCCTAGAACCCAGTGTTGGTGTTTCACTGCCTCCAGATCTTTTTCCACTGTCGACAGTAGTACCGGAAGTGAATtcacaaatcagaaattttgttGGCAATATTCGGGGTGGACACCAGGCCTCATCAG AGAGTTCAACTGTTCAAGAGAGAGCTGTCGGTGCTGCTGCTGCTGGAGATGAAGGTAGGAGCAATGAACAGAATAATATCTCGTCTGGCCATGGATTTGGGGAGACTAGCCAACTATTCCCTGGTGTTTCTAACACGACAAATCAGGAG ACACAGCCTTCTGGCCACCAGCCTAGCAATAGTAAGGATAGTGGTGTTGCTGTGAACCCAAAATATGAACCTTCCAGCAGTTCACTTGGGGGCTCTAATGAACCATCAAGCACCCCGGTGGTAGTAACTGTAGAAGGGGCTTCAAGTTCCAGTCAAGCCATGGATACAACTGGTGGTTCATCCACTACTCCTCTTGGGTTGGGCCTTGGAAGTTTGCAACCTAAG AGGCGAAGTAGGCAATCAAGGTCTCAAAGCAACAGTGGTAGTAGCTCTTTGGTCACTTCTAATCAGACTGAACAACCTAGAATTGCGGGGCAACAGGTTTTGCAATCTCTTGCATCACTTGCAGCTAGAAGCAATGGAAATACTCAGGCTTCAGGGCAGTTGTCACAGCCTGCTGGGGTAGTCGTGGATAGTCTACCTCCTGCAGAGGAAAATGCTGATGGCCAGTTTGACATCGGCAATGCTATGTCTCAGGTTCTCCAAAGCCCTGCCTTGAATGGTTTGTTGGCAGGGGTTTCCCAGCAAACTGGTATAGGTTCGCCAAATGCTCTGAGGAACATTATGGAGCAACTAACTCAGAACCCAGCCATGCGGAATACAGTCAATCAAATTGCTCAACAGATTGACAACCATGACCTTGGAAACATGTTCTCCAGCTTGGGTGGAGGTCAAGGTGGTGGCTTTGATTTATCAAGAATGATGCAACAAATGATGCCAATCGTTTCTCAAGCTCTTGGTGGTGATTCTACTGGGCCCCAACCAACACTTGCTATGGGGCCTGATCTCATGGGCAGTAGATCAAGGAGGGATGTTGTGTCAACTGTTGAAAACTCTCAG GTTGACATCCAACAAGTGGCTCGAGGGATTGAACAACAAAGTCCTCCAGGAGAAATTTTTCGCTCAATGGTTGAAAATGCTTTACAGTTGTGCGAAGGTGACAATGTCCAGGGGAATGTTGTAAATGAATTATGCAGCGATGAGGGGCTTGCTAAT GAATTCATGGAGATGCTGCGGCAGGATATTTCGCGACGACTTGATGATAGAAGTAGCCCCTAG
- the LOC113712666 gene encoding uncharacterized protein isoform X3 encodes MADHQPIEGSSTSNVSGGSPESTVELNIKTLDSQIYSFHADKDMPVSALKEKIASQIGVPVEQQRLIFRGKVLKDDHLLSEYYVENGHTLHLVERQATQQQPSSSSDNGNTRTNTGRVGQEPGGPGGSRNRMGQISHSVVLGTFNVGEQGENVGSDLSRVIGAVLNSIGIGGQPGTQPSVQVPQRSATGGVRNDAGHQNQGGNQSQPGQSFNSQPMPHAVQIPLGAAVALPSLNMPIPDSLNTIYEFVNRLEQAMSQQGYQPSQSPNITGDPRTTQLPATTPGVPTPEALSNVLRHAQHLLGGHAVAALSHVAGRLEQEAGSNDPTIRGQIQTESAQVGLAMQHIGALLLEIGRTMLTLRMGQSPAESSVNAGPAVYVSPSGPNPIMVQPFPLQTSSLFGSSASAPSNPGAFGPVGIGNISRHVNIHIHTGTPLGPFVSGVGARMNNGEGTLGERANGTASGESAQSRVQGVTNVNTTAVPLRPAVVAVSGTLEPSVGVSLPPDLFPLSTVVPEVNSQIRNFVGNIRGGHQASSVESSTVQERAVGAAAAGDEGRSNEQNNISSGHGFGETSQLFPGVSNTTNQETQPSGHQPSNSKDSGVAVNPKYEPSSSSLGGSNEPSSTPVVVTVEGASSSSQAMDTTGGSSTTPLGLGLGSLQPKRRSRQSRSQSNSGSSSLVTSNQTEQPRIAGQQVLQSLASLAARSNGNTQASGQLSQPAGVVVDSLPPAEENADGQFDIGNAMSQVLQSPALNGLLAGVSQQTGIGSPNALRNIMEQLTQNPAMRNTVNQIAQQIDNHDLGNMFSSLGGGQGGGFDLSRMMQQMMPIVSQALGGDSTGPQPTLAMGPDLMGSRSRRDVVSTVENSQVDIQQVARGIEQQSPPGEIFRSMVENALQLCEGDNVQGNVVNELCSDEGLANEFMEMLRQDISRRLDDRSSP; translated from the exons ATGGCGGATCATCAACCCATTGAAGGGTCAAGCACGAGTAATGTTTCCGGTGGAAGTCCTGAATCAACTGTGGAGCTGAACATCAAGACTCTTGACTCCCAGATTTACAGCTTTCACGCAGACAAGGAT ATGCCAGTTTCAGCATTGAAGGAGAAAATAGCTAGTCAAATTGGTGTTCCTGTTGAGCAGCAACGACTTATTTTTAGGGGCAAGGTCTTGAAGGATGATCATCTTCTTTCTGAATATT ATGTTGAAAATGGACATACGCTACATTTAGTTGAGAGACAGGCTACTCAGCAGCAACCTTCGTCTAGTTCAGATAATGGCAATACCAGAACAAACACTGGAAGAGTTG GGCAAGAACCTGGTGGTCCTGGTGGCTCACGCAATCGTATGGGACAAATTTCACATAGTGTTGTTTTGGGGACATTCAATGTTGGTGAACAAGGTGAAAATGTCGGGTCAGATCTGAGTCGG GTCATTGGGGCTGTCTTAAACTCCATTGGAATTGGGGGTCAGCCTGGTACACAACCTAGCGTGCAG GTCCCCCAGAGGAGTGCAACAGGAGGAGTAAGAAATGATGCTGGCCACCAAAATCAGGGGGGAAACCAGTCACAGCCTGGGCAATCATTTAATAGTCAACCTATGCCTCATGCTGTGCAAATTCCCCTTGGTGCTGCTGTTGCTCTTCCTTCACTCAATATG CCGATTCCTGATTCTCTGAACACAATTTATGAGTTTGTAAATCGCCTGGAGCAGGCGATGTCACAGCAGG GATATCAGCCTAGCCAATCACCTAATATCACCGGTGATCCACGCACAACTCAACTGCCTGCAACCACTCCTGGTGTTCCAACACCAGAGGCGTTGAGCAATGTCTTGCGGCATGCCCAGCATCTTCTTGGTGGTCATGCTGTAGCGGCATTATCT CATGTTGCAGGGCGCTTGGAGCAGGAAGCAGGTTCTAATGATCCAACAATAAGGGGACAAATTCAGACTGAGTCAGCACAAGTAGGCCTTGCAATGCAGCACATAGGTGCTCTTCTTCTAGAGATTGGGAGAACAATGCTGACTCTGCGAATGGGACAATCTCCG GCTGAATCTTCTGTCAATGCTGGACCCGCAGTTTACGTATCTCCTTCAGGTCCTAACCCTATCATGGTTCAG CCGTTTCCTCTTCAGACCAGCTCCCTGTTTGGTAGTTCTGCTTCAGCTCCATCAAATCCTGGGGCTTTCGGACCTGTTGGAATTGGGAACATTTCAAGACATGTAAATATTCATATACACACTG GGACACCGCTAGGTCCTTTTGTTTCTGGGGTTGGAGCCAGGATGAACAATGGGGAAGGAACTCTGGGCGAACGTGCCAATGGCACTGCTTCTGGTGAATCTGCTCAATCGCGAGTTCAAGGTGTCACAAATGTCAACACAACAGCTGTTCCATTACGACCTGCAGTTGTTGCTGTCTCTGGTACCCTAGAACCCAGTGTTGGTGTTTCACTGCCTCCAGATCTTTTTCCACTGTCGACAGTAGTACCGGAAGTGAATtcacaaatcagaaattttgttGGCAATATTCGGGGTGGACACCAGGCCTCATCAG TAGAGAGTTCAACTGTTCAAGAGAGAGCTGTCGGTGCTGCTGCTGCTGGAGATGAAGGTAGGAGCAATGAACAGAATAATATCTCGTCTGGCCATGGATTTGGGGAGACTAGCCAACTATTCCCTGGTGTTTCTAACACGACAAATCAGGAG ACACAGCCTTCTGGCCACCAGCCTAGCAATAGTAAGGATAGTGGTGTTGCTGTGAACCCAAAATATGAACCTTCCAGCAGTTCACTTGGGGGCTCTAATGAACCATCAAGCACCCCGGTGGTAGTAACTGTAGAAGGGGCTTCAAGTTCCAGTCAAGCCATGGATACAACTGGTGGTTCATCCACTACTCCTCTTGGGTTGGGCCTTGGAAGTTTGCAACCTAAG AGGCGAAGTAGGCAATCAAGGTCTCAAAGCAACAGTGGTAGTAGCTCTTTGGTCACTTCTAATCAGACTGAACAACCTAGAATTGCGGGGCAACAGGTTTTGCAATCTCTTGCATCACTTGCAGCTAGAAGCAATGGAAATACTCAGGCTTCAGGGCAGTTGTCACAGCCTGCTGGGGTAGTCGTGGATAGTCTACCTCCTGCAGAGGAAAATGCTGATGGCCAGTTTGACATCGGCAATGCTATGTCTCAGGTTCTCCAAAGCCCTGCCTTGAATGGTTTGTTGGCAGGGGTTTCCCAGCAAACTGGTATAGGTTCGCCAAATGCTCTGAGGAACATTATGGAGCAACTAACTCAGAACCCAGCCATGCGGAATACAGTCAATCAAATTGCTCAACAGATTGACAACCATGACCTTGGAAACATGTTCTCCAGCTTGGGTGGAGGTCAAGGTGGTGGCTTTGATTTATCAAGAATGATGCAACAAATGATGCCAATCGTTTCTCAAGCTCTTGGTGGTGATTCTACTGGGCCCCAACCAACACTTGCTATGGGGCCTGATCTCATGGGCAGTAGATCAAGGAGGGATGTTGTGTCAACTGTTGAAAACTCTCAG GTTGACATCCAACAAGTGGCTCGAGGGATTGAACAACAAAGTCCTCCAGGAGAAATTTTTCGCTCAATGGTTGAAAATGCTTTACAGTTGTGCGAAGGTGACAATGTCCAGGGGAATGTTGTAAATGAATTATGCAGCGATGAGGGGCTTGCTAAT GAATTCATGGAGATGCTGCGGCAGGATATTTCGCGACGACTTGATGATAGAAGTAGCCCCTAG